The Acidobacteriota bacterium genomic interval GTGCGGCTGATGGTAAAAAAGCCCTGCTGATAGCGTTGCTGGCCCTGACCTTGACAGGCCGGGCAGGTGACGGGACCGGTTCCGGGGTCGGCGCCGGAGCCGTTACACGGTTCGCAGGTCTCTTGTCTGGGAATCTTGATCTTGGTCGTGGCTCCGAAGACGGCGTCCTCGAATGAGATTCTGAAATCGTACCTCAGATCGGCGCCCCGGCGGGCCCGGGTCCCTCGGCCGGATCGTCCGCCGCCGAAGACGTCACCGAATCCGAACAGATCGCCCAGGATATCGCTGAAGTCGGCGAAGGGATCGCCGCTGAATCCTCCACCCGGGCCTCCCGCGCCGCTCACGCCGGCATGGCCAAAGCGGTCGTACTGGGTGCGCTTCTGCGGGTCGATCAGAACGCTGTAGGCTTCGGCGGCCTCCTTGAAACGCTCTTCGGCCTGTTTGTCTCCCGGATTCTTGTCCGGATGGTACTTGATGGCGAGCTTGCGGTACGCTGCCTTCAAGTCCTGCTGAGAGGCCTTGCGACCCACCCCCAGAACTTCGTAATAATCTCTTTTGGACAAAGCCGCTTTCTCCCTCTCCCAGCGGAGTCACGCCTCGGTTGCGATTCCCGATGAGCCGACGGTCGCCCTTAAAATAAGATCGTTGGCCGACCGATTCAAGGAACCCGATTTTTCATGCCGGACCGCACCCTTCCGCTGGGACGATCGGGTCAGCGTTTTTCCCAATCCGCGATCGCGCCGGGTGTGACGCGAAAAGGTACTTGGGGTGCAGGCTCCAAAGGCGCATTGAGACTTTCCGGCGCCCGCGTGCGGGTGACCGTTCGGATCAGGTTCGGATAATGGGATCGATAAATTCACGCATGGCCGCGACACACTGGTGCGGTTGTTCCAGTTGCAGCAAGTGGCTCGCTTCCGGAATGAAATCGTAGTCGACGGTCAGCATGTTGCTCATATCCATGGTGGGGAGGTAGGAGTACGGCAGCATCGGATCGGCCCCGATGACCTTGGTCGGGCAGCGAAGGGAATCAAGGTCCACGAGCACGGCAAACGCTCGCGCGTAGTCTACGAGTCGTGCTTCATATTCGGGTGGGCATCGAAGCTCGAATCCGTCTCCATCGGCACACTCCCGAAGCGTCGTCATGGCCACGAGATCGCAGACACCGGGCACGACACGTTGGAAGACCGGCAAATACGGAAGAAAGCCGGCAAACGCTTCCCTGGACTTGAAGCGGTCCGTCCGGCGCCGGGTCATGGCGGCGACCCGGGTCGCCGCCCGCTCGAATTCTTCGTAGCTGTCATCCGGCTTGCACAGGGGTGGGTCAAACAATACGCGCGCCGAGAATCCGCTTCCCCGTGTCGGTGACAAGAGCGTGATCAGAGCCGAAACGGAATGAAATACGCCGATTCGCGGCTTCTTCCCGAAATGGCCGTCGATCGCCTCAAGAAGCCGGTCGTGGTCACGAATCAGCGTCGGAATGTTCTGCTCTCGCAGATTGCCGACGGTATTCCACCCATGGTTTCTGAGGTCGTACATGACCAAGTCGAATTCGTCGGCCAGGAGTGACCAGAAAGGATAGTAGAGATCTATGGCCAATCCGTTGCCGTGGCTCAGGACAAGGCGCGGACCTGCCGGGTTTCCGTGACGTCTCAGCGTGATCGAGGTGACATCGTCCACGCGGACCTCGCAAGTCGAGAGCGGTTCGGGTATTTTCCACGCGTCAGTCAAGTCGGAGGTTTCCCCAATAAGTTGTCGCTGCGCCAGGAAAAGGCAAACTCGCCATTTGGGGCCGGGGTGGCGGCAGCGTTGCAAACGGACCCGGTGCCCCTTATCGAGCGAAGCTCAGTTGTCCGCCTCGGATGCTCTGTGGGGAGTCAGGTCGACGAGCAGGATGGAGATCTT includes:
- a CDS encoding alpha/beta hydrolase — translated: MTDAWKIPEPLSTCEVRVDDVTSITLRRHGNPAGPRLVLSHGNGLAIDLYYPFWSLLADEFDLVMYDLRNHGWNTVGNLREQNIPTLIRDHDRLLEAIDGHFGKKPRIGVFHSVSALITLLSPTRGSGFSARVLFDPPLCKPDDSYEEFERAATRVAAMTRRRTDRFKSREAFAGFLPYLPVFQRVVPGVCDLVAMTTLRECADGDGFELRCPPEYEARLVDYARAFAVLVDLDSLRCPTKVIGADPMLPYSYLPTMDMSNMLTVDYDFIPEASHLLQLEQPHQCVAAMREFIDPIIRT
- the dnaJ gene encoding molecular chaperone DnaJ, with protein sequence MSKRDYYEVLGVGRKASQQDLKAAYRKLAIKYHPDKNPGDKQAEERFKEAAEAYSVLIDPQKRTQYDRFGHAGVSGAGGPGGGFSGDPFADFSDILGDLFGFGDVFGGGRSGRGTRARRGADLRYDFRISFEDAVFGATTKIKIPRQETCEPCNGSGADPGTGPVTCPACQGQGQQRYQQGFFTISRTCSQCQGSGRIVKNRCRQCHGAGRIQREKVLEIKIPPGVDQGSKLRIVGEGEAGPNKGPSGDLYVVLSVEEHPFFSRDQNDLHCEVPVSFVQAALGTELVVPTLQGTEKLRLPEGTQPGTVFRLRGRGVMSLRGHGRGDQFVRIKVTFPKRLSREQRELLLQLDTIEKSSRDNEGFFGKVKEVFG